In Penicillium oxalicum strain HP7-1 chromosome VII, whole genome shotgun sequence, one DNA window encodes the following:
- a CDS encoding Transcription elongation factor spt6 — translation MSLRDLVDGEAALDDEENDDEVSGDYDEETREGPSTERHYNDSSEEDEDEDDDEDAARAVREGFIVDEDEEIEERTRRRSEKKRPRAREEEHLDEEDLELIGEVVPGLTRGASSDGAQQQSKFKRLKRGRDRETHRGPSQGIDDMFNSDEEEEAAPQYSRPSHRGGRRHDEMDDFIEEDTFSDEEAQRERDDLEVAAPARATVPGLGATDVAGLDENAVEDLRAAFGDGEDYRFALDIEEQEDEEKQNEDRHLDLKDIFEPSQLAERGLTEEDNQIRLRDEPERHQIARAPYRHVVLTEDQFREEAVWISQLMLLKKRIEPELREPFQRAVAKMLEFLITDDYEVPFIFQHRKDYMIHAVKEPLNGADPDDESAQYSIRAEKLLNMTDLWEIFDLDLKFRALVDKRNTIQKSYDNLQSLFDITDAVVEELLVAASSMEELQDVQDYIHFQYASQLRDLATVNGEANGETQRRKASNKTFFERVRNGKAYGLVRAFGLTADAFAQNASKEGRRQYTEDPSERPEELADQHVDTDFSNADQVLKAAKSMFAEEVVVSPKMRKVIRQAYYMNGVVDCFRTEKGLRRIDEQHPYYEFKYLRNQQLSDIARRPEMFLRMLKAEEENLVEVKVRFENFDQFKRRMYADIESDNYSEIADAWNRLRRDVVDLALGKLERLINRSVKENIRQECENHVAKECREAFSQRLDQAPYKPKGMVLGTVPRVLTFSVGTGVIGRDPIHWAYIEEDGRVLENGKYLDITVGDPVRGVKDGADVRALLDVIDRRKPDVIGVSGMTPETRRLYKILTEFVDLKDVRGAPYTDENDEEVSDRLETVLVNDEVARLYHLSYRAMIDNPGFGPLTHYCVALGRYLQSPLKEYAMLGRDVLSIQFKPGQQLLPQELLNKHITTALVDMVNLVGVDLNEAVNDPWTANLVPYICGLGPRKAEHLLKIINMNGGVVNNRQELLGFNVQYPAMSPQVWSNCASFLYLDFETVDPDADPLDNTRVHPEDYDIARKMAADALELDEEDIKAETDENGAGAIVRKLFRDEQQDRVNDLILEEYAEQLEKNLNQRKRATLETIRAELQQPYEELRKQFVFLGTDDVFTMLTGETPDSLKTGMVVPIALKRVFDDHIDAKLDCGIDALVAETELGLPYHIPVKDVYAPHQTVPAKIIFLNRKSFTCNVSLREDQVSNPIPNTPNHGFGDWDEAQERKDRESMQQKEQQGGQAMRVIKHPLFKPFNSAQAEEYLGSRSRGDVVIRPSSRGPDHLAVTWKVAQGVYQHIDVLELDKENEFSVGRVLRVGGKYSYSDLDDLIVNHVKAMAKKVDEMVLNEKYKEGSKAETDQWLETYTKANPRRSAYAFCINPKYPGYFFLCFKAGEHARLQNWPVKVIPQGYELQKNPYPDMQALCNGFKLMFTNLQKQAGRR, via the exons ATGAGTCTTCGCGACCTGGTCGATGGCGAAGCCGCgctggatgatgaggaaaATGACGATGAGGTCTCTGGGGATTATGACGAAGAGACTCGGGAAGGGCCCAGCACTGAACGTCACTACAATGACTCCagtgaggaggatgaggatgaggacgacgatgaagacgcTGCGCGCGCc GTGCGCGAGGGGTTCATtgtcgatgaagatgaggagatcgaggagCGCACCCGGCGCAGGTCAGAAAAGAAACGACCTCGTGCCCGTGAGGAGGAACACCTggacgaagaagatctgGAACTGATTGGCGAGGTGGTTCCTGGTCTCACAAGAGGCGCATCATCTGAT GGTGCACAGCAACAATCCAAATTCAAGCGTCTCAAGCGAGGTCGTGATCGCGAAACTCATCGTGGCCCATCCCAGGGAATTGACGACATGTTCAATtctgacgaggaagaggaggcggCCCCGCAATACAGCCGACCCAGTCACCGTGGGGGTCGCCGACATGACGAGATGGACGATTTCATCGAGGAGGACACCTTCTCCGACGAAGAGGCACAGCGCGAGCGTGATGATCTCGAAGTGGCAGCTCCCGCGCGGGCAACCGTGCCCGGTCTCGGAGCGACGGATGTCGCCGGTCTGGATGAGAATGCGGTTGAGGATCTGCGCGCTGCCTTTGGTGACGGTGAGGACTATCGATTCGCTTTGGATATCGAAGAGCaggaggacgaagagaaGCAAAACGAGGACCGTCATCTGGATCTCAAGGACATCTTCGAGCCGTCTCAGTTGGCCGAGAGGGGTTTGACGGAGGAGGATAATCAGATTCGTCTTCGGGACGAGCCTGAACGGCACCAGATAGCCCGCGCTCCATACCGCCATGTGGTTCTAACGGAAGATCAATTCCGTGAGGAGGCAGTCTGGATCTCACAACTAATGCTGCTCAAGAAGCGTATCGAACCGGAACTACGGGAACCCTTCCAGCGAGCTGTGGCAAAAATGCTCGAGTTTTTAATTACCGACGACTATGAGGTTCCATTTATTTTCCAGCATCGCAAGGACTATATGATCCATGCGGTCAAGGAGCCACTGAATGGAGCGGACCCTGATGACGAGTCTGCGCAATACAGCATTCGTGCCGAGAAACTCCTGAACATGACCGATTTATGGGAGATCTTTGACTTGGATCTGAAATTCCGTGCGCTGGTGGACAAACGTAACACTATCCAAAAGTCCTACGATAACCTCCAGAGCCTCTTTGATATCACCGATGCGGTCGTGGAAGAGCTGCTGGTTGCGGCGTCGTCCATGGAAGAGCTCCAAGACGTCCAGGACTACATTCATTTCCAATATGCCTCACAACTCCGCGACCTCGCCACAGTCAATGGGGAGGCCAATGGCGAGACGCAGCGACGGAAAGCCAGTAACAAGACTTTCTTCGAGCGGGTGCGCAATGGAAAGGCCTACGGTCTTGTCCGCGCATTTGGTCTGACTGCCGACGCGTTTGCTCAGAACGCTTCCAAGGAGGGCCGAAGACAGTACACCGAAGATCCCAGTGAGCGGCCCGAGGAGCTCGCTGACCAACATGTGGACACCGACTTCTCCAACGCCGACCAGGTACTGAAGGCGGCCAAGTCCATGTTCGCCGAGGAGGTGGTTGTGAGCCCAAAGATGCGCAAGGTCATTCGTCAGGCATACTACATGAATGGTGTGGTCGATTGCTTCCGTACAGAAAAGGGTCTTCGCCGAATCGACGAACAACATCCGTACTACGAATTCAAGTACTTGCGCAACCAACAACTCAGCGATATCGCCCGTCGCCCGGAGATGTTCTTGCGCATgctcaaggccgaggaggaaaacttGGTCGAGGTCAAAGTGCGTTTCGAGAACTTTGACCAGTTCAAGCGCCGGATGTACGCCGACATTGAGTCCGACAACTATTCAGAGATCGCCGATGCTTGGAACCGTCTTCGCCGTGACGTGGTGGATCTGGCGCTTGGAAAGTTGGAACGACTGATCAACCGCAGCGTCAAGGAGAATATCCGACAGGAGTGCGAGAACCACGTTGCCAAAGAGTGTCGCGAGGCGTTTTCACAGCGACTCGACCAAGCTCCTTACAAGCCCAAGGGAATGGTGCTGGGCACCGTCCCAAGAGTTCTCACGTTTTCTGTCGGCACCGGCGTCATTGGCCGGGACCCCATCCACTGGGCCTACATTGAAGAGGACGGCCGTGTGTTGGAAAATGGCAAGTACTTGGATATCACAGTGGGAGATCCGGTTCGTGGCGTCAAAGACGGTGCGGATGTCCGTGCTCTTCTGGACGTGATTGATCGCCGAAAGCCCGACGTGATTGGAGTGTCCGGCATGACACCGGAGACACGTCGCCTCTACAAGATCCTAACCGAGTTCGTTGACCTCAAGGATGTGCGTGGTGCCCCCTACACGGATGAAAACGATGAAGAGGTCAGTGACCGTCTCGAGACGGTCTTGGTCAATGATGAAGTCGCGCGCCTGTATCACCTCAGCTACCGGGCCATGATTGACAATCCAGGCTTCGGACCCCTGACCCACTACTGCGTGGCGCTCGGTCGCTACCTGCAGAGCCCTTTGAAGGAGTATGCCATGTTGGGTCGTGATGTTCTCTCCATTCAGTTCAAGCCCGGTCAGCAGCTTTTGCCCCAAGAGTTGCTTAACAAGCATATCACCACGGCATTGGTGGACATGGTCAATCTTGTCGGAGTAGACCTGAACGAGGCTGTCAACGACCCTTGGACCGCGAACTTGGTTCCCTACATCTGTGGTCTGGGTCCGCGAAAGGCCGAGCATcttctcaagatcatcaacaTGAACGGGGGTGTGGTGAACAACCGTCAGGAGCTGTTGGGTTTCAACGTGCAGTACCCTGCCATGTCCCCTCAAGTGTGGAGCAACTGCGCCAGTTTCCTCTACCTTGATTTCGAGACAGTGGATCCCGATGCGGACCCTCTGGATAACACGCGTGTGCACCCCGAAGACTACGATATTGCCCGCAAAATGGCGGCCGATGCCCTGGAgctggacgaggaggatatCAAGGCCGAGACCGATGAGAATGGCGCTGGAGCCATTGTACGCAAGCTGTTCCGGGATGAGCAACAAGACCGTGTCAACGATTTGATCTTGGAGGAGTATGCGGAGCAGCTGGAGAAGAACCTCAATCAGCGCAAGCGAGCTACCCTGGAGACCATCCGGGCCGAACTGCAACAGCCATATGAAGAGCTGCGCAAGCAGTTTGTTTTCCTGGGCACGGATGATGTCTTCACGATGCTGACTGGTGAGACCCCCGACTCGCTCAAGACGGGTATGGTGGTGCCCATCGCGCTCAAGCGGGTGTTTGACGATCACATCGATGCGAAGTTGGACTGCGGGATCGATGCGCTGGTCGCAGAGACGGAACTCGGTCTGCCTTACCACATCCCCGTCAAAGACGTCTACGCCCCACATCAGACGGTACCGGCCaagatcatcttcctcaaccGCAAGAGCTTCACCTGTAATGTCTCACTCCGTGAGGATCAGGTCAGCAACCCGATTCCCAACACCCCCAATCATGGCTTTGGGGACTGGGACGAGGCGCAAGAGCGCAAGGATCGGGAGTCGATGCAACAAAAGGAGCAGCAGGGTGGTCAGGCAATGCGTGTGATCAAGCATCCCCTCTTCAAACCCTTCAATTCGGCCCAGGCCGAAGAGTATCTGGGCTCTCGAAGCCGCGGTGACGTGGTCATTCGGCCCTCTTCGCGAGGACCCGATCACTTGGCCGTGACGTGGAAGGTGGCCCAAGGTGTCTACCAGCATATCGATGTACTGGAGCTCGACAAGGAGAACGAATTCTCCGTGGGTCGCGTGCTCCGTGTGGGTGGCAAGTACAGCTACAGCGATCTGGACGATCTCATTGTCAACCACGTCAAGGcgatggccaagaaggtgGACGAGATGGTTCTGAATGAAAAGTACAAGGAGGGCAGCAAAGCTGAAACCG ATCAATGGTTGGAGACCTACACCAAGGCCAACCCTCGTCGCTCGGCCTATGCCTTCTGCATCAACCCCAAATACCCCGGGTACTTCTTCCTCTGTTTCAAGGCCGGTGAACATGCCCGTCTTCAGAACTGGCCAGTCAAGGTGATTCCTCAGGGATACGAGTTGCAGAAGAACCCGTACCCCGACATGCAGGCCTTGTGCAATGGCTTCAAATTGATGTTCACCAATCTGCAAAAACAAGCCGGTCGGAGGTAA